GGTCTTTAGTCAAGTACTCACTGAACGCCTTCTTTTTAAGGTCAGCCAGGAGTTTTGCATTTTCATTATCACCGGATGCCCCTCCGCTTTTTCCGCCTGCGGCTATTTTTGTGGGATCCTTAATGATTTCACCATTCACCTTGATGCTTTGGGCGGCACTCTTACCAGGTTCAAGTTCAAAGAAGTTCAATGCTGAAGTGCTGTCATCACCTAAGGCATACCCTTGTTTATGGATGGCATTGAACTCATTCACAAAAGCCGTCGTCATATTATCGAGCTTTTTCAACATATCAGGATAAGCGCCGCCGATCGTTCCATCAGCCTTCTTATAGCCGAAGCTTTTGATCAAACCGGATAGTTCTCCCGAGAATTTGTAATCCGTCAATGTTTTCGAACCAAACTTCAATCCGTCTACCATACCTGTCTTTTTATCATGGCTAACTTCAACTTTCGAAGTTCCCACCATCCCGGTTTGGTTAACACTGACAAGATTGATGGGCGGTACGAAAGATGAACCGTCTTCTTGCATCAATTCGATGTTGTATAGCCCTGTAGCCACATCGCTGGCCCTGCCGTAATCCGTCGGAATGACGTTATTCACTTTAATGCTGACAAGCTGCGAGAGATTGTCCACGAGTACATCACGTTTATCATAAAGGTCATTGGGGATATAACCATGCGGCTCCACTTTACTGATCTGTTGGTTAAGCTGATCAATACTGCTGATGAGCGTATTGATTTCGTTCGCTTTGACGTTTATCTGATTGCCGATATCCGTTTGAACACTTGTTAGCGAGTTGTAGTAGTAGTTCAGGGTATCCGCGACCATGACCCCCGTCGAGGCAACGACTTCACGGGCCCCGGAGTTTTCCGTATTGGCCGTCAGCCCCTGCAGCGAATTCCAGAACTTCTCCATCGTGGCGGCTAATCCGCTGTCGGTCGGTTCGTTCATGACCCCTTCCATTTTCGTCAGGGATTCACTCATGGCCCCGTAATAACCGATTTTATTACTTTGTGTCCTGTATTGTGCATCCAGGAAACTGTCGCGGATCCGCTGAACCGTTTCAGCTGCCACCCCTGTCCCGATTTGGCCGGCAACACGCGGGCTGTTCAAACCGACAGTAGGAAAGCCCGACGTCTGGACCAAGTTGACCCGCTGCCTTGAATATCCTAATGTATTGGCATTGGCCACATTATTTCCTGTTGTATATAAGGCTCCTTGAGAGGTGGATAATCCGCGCTTGGCGGTCTCAAGACCCATAAAGGTTGAAATCATTTGCTCGCACCTCCATCTTTTTCTGCTTCTTATGCTTTGGAATCAAACATTCCCATGCCGATTTTCGCCGTTTTCCTAACCGAATCCCCGTAATTCAGATTCTGGTTCCGCGGCCTCAGAATATCCAAAGAGACATTGATGAATTGAAGGGACTGATAGATCAATTGCTGATTTAAACCGTTCCTCTCCTTCAGCTTTGCCACTTCACCAATCAATTCCGCTTTTAGCATTTCAAGGACTTCCGTTTCTTCAGGTCCTGTCAGCTCCGTCACGGTATGGATGGAGGCAGGCTGTCCCACCGTTCCATTGGCTGCAATGAATTCCCCGACTGCCCTTTCCCTTTCCTTATCCGTTTGACTGATGGCTTTAATATGCTTTTGTTCCGAAATCAGCAGGGCAGTAATCGCCTCGGTATCATTTGCTTTCAAAATGGCCGTTTTCTTTATCGCCAATTGATTGAAGCTTTTATGAAGCTTGATCAATTTTTCAAGCGATCCGATGATATTCCGTGCAGACATTTTCCTGCCTCCTCCGCTCATAAATGAAGGACGGAAAATGGCTCCGTCCACTTCATTCAAGCTTTTTCATTGAAAATTCATTTCCGGTAAAAGTCGATAAGACCCTTAGCCGTTGCCTGTGCATTCAATTTATAATTTCCTTTTTCAACTTGGATTTTCAATTCTTCCACTTTTGCTTGCCTTGCAGCAAGAATCGGGGATGATTGCTGCATTTCTTTTGCCGCTGAAGAAATTTCAACTTTATCCGAGGATTTGGCCTTGGATTCTTGGATATTCCCCGTTTTATTGGCTTGTAGTTTATAAGGGTTAACACCTGTCATACCGACGTTATTGATTTTCATATTCCAGATCCTCTCCTTCGGTCGATTTTATAAATCCCATTATGCTGATTCCTAACACATGAAAATGGCTCTGGACTGTGTTGTTCTCCCTATCTTTATTATCGACAAGGATTGGATTTCTTTAATTGTTTCCTGTATCTTTCCTTCGACACCCATTGTCGAATATTGTTCTCAATATCGAATATTTTAACAAATACCTCAACACGTTTCCATGATTTATCCTTTTTGATCATCCTTCATGTAGTACGTGTTTTTTTTATCATTTCCTTGAATTTCAGTCAGGCGCTTTTCCTCATTTTCAAATGCCTGCAAATCCGATCGCAGTGAATCGCCGCATTTGCCGCATAACCTTCCGCTCTTGATATTAGCGCCGCACCTTTCACATGGAATTCCCAGATTGGGAAACTGCGAAACCCTCAGCTTTCCAATTCTTACAAATTTGATTATTAATGTTTCTTCAACGCCGGTGTCCTTGACCACCTGCATCATGGACGCCGTTCTATTTATTTTCTTGCGAATATATGCATATACTTTATCATATTGGGCTTCTTCTTCTTTATAACAGGCATCGCATACATCCCGGAATTTCGTCATAACGAATAACGAATTACAGCTTGGACAGTTGAATACTTCCATCGAGGCCCCTCCTTCACCATCACAGCGATTATTCTTTAGTGTATATATCGAATAATCCCGGCGATACTTTAGGGATGTTCATTAAAATAAGCTGTTTCACCTAGCCAGGGTGATGGATGATACTTCTTTGGCCCCAGCCGTTATCAATGCTTTCGCTGCATGCCTAAGCGTTGTGCCTGTCGTGTAAATGTCATCGATGATCAATATAGATTTACGCTCCAGCAAATCAGATTGCATGACCTGAAAAACCTGCGGTAATGAGATTCTCTCTTGCCGTGATTTCTTTGATTGTTTTTCCGTATGGATTCTCGTCAAGGTCTCAACGGTTTGAAGTCCAATGAGATCTGCCAAAGCCTGCCCTTGGTTGAATCCCCGCTCCTTAAGCCGTTCATGACTAAGCGGGATGGCCGTTACCAGGTCAAATTCCATTTCCTTTAACCTTTCTTTCAAAAAAGGGGCGAAAACCTCAGCTAATGCATAATCCCCCCGGTACTTATATTTAGCAATAATATCTTTTAAGCATTCATTATAATGAAATAGCGATATGTTCTTCGACAAATAGCCTCCCCACTCCACATCCCTTTCCCATCTTGAACAATCCAGACAGAGGTCACCGGTCCTATATTCCCTGTCCAACTCCCTTGAGCACATTGTACATGTGTCCCCGGTGATCCTATTAAGTTTCCCCTCACATCCTTCGCAGATTGCCCTTGCCTCGGCCCGCTTAAGCAAGCTCCTCCATGTGAAAGCCGGCTTCATTCCCTCATCACAAACAAGACATCTATTCATCGAGCAGCCCCCTTTTCATGGCATCTTTATTCATCATTTGTATATGGTGAACCGCCTCGACCATCGCTTCACTTTTACCGTAATGAAAAAAGGTGATCGTCCCGGCAGGGTTAGCAAAGCTCCTCCCTACCCTGCCGGCAATCTGGACGAGGGCACTTTCAGAAAACACTTCATGTTCAGCACCGATCACGGCTACTTCCAACCGATCAATTGTCACGCCGCGTTCTAGGATGGTCGTTGTCAGTAATCCTGGAATCATTCCATTCCTTAGTGCCATTACCCTTTCCTTTCGATCAGGGTGCCGGGAGTGGACAATCGATAATTTTGGGGACAGTCTTTGGAACAGCGGAATGGCCTGCTCCATCACTTGAATGCTTGGAAAAAACAATAGGAAGGGGATATGCTGCTTAAGGCGTTCACTTACCCATCCGGTGATTGCGGGGGGAATCTTTTGTTGAAGGAATAGTTTTTGCCAATTGCCGGTCCACTTCATTCCAGGGACAGGAATTGGCTGACGATGATAACGGGCCGGGATTATGACGGCTTTCAATTTACCGCTTCGGTATAGCCGCTTCATTCGTTTCGAGGGTGTGGCGGTCAAATAGATGGTTGCCGCAGAATCCTTTTTCGATTTATTAACCGCATAATGCAGAGAATCGTCAATGGAGTAGGGAAACGCGTCGACTTCATCAACGATGATGACATCGAAAGCTTCAATAAAACGGAAAAGCTGATGTGTCGTGGCAACGGTCAGCGGCGAAAAGCCATGTCTATCTGCACTGCCGGCATAAAGGGGCGTGACGTCAATGGCAGGAAAGGCTTTTTTTAACCTTGGGGAGAGTTCGAGAACGACATCGGTCCGCGGTGTTGCCAAACAAATCCGTTTCCCGGCATGCAACGCTGCCTCAATCGCTGGAAATAAGACCTCCGTCTTCCCTGCCCCGCATACGGCCCATACCAGGAATTCATCTTTTCCGTTCACGGCTTCAACGACACAGTCGGAGGCATTCTGTTGACCTGCCGATAAAGTGCCTGCCCACCTCATCACATTGTCAGGAATCGCAAACTGAATGCAGGGCCCGGTCCACCTATAAAGCTTTGCACATTCACTGACCCGTCCCATCATGACGCATGAGCGGCAGTAGGTGCAATCTTGCTTGCAAATCTTGCAAGGGAATGTATAAAACAACGTTTGGTCTTTGTTACCGCAGCGTACACAATTATAACTGCCGTTCCCCGATTGCACGCCGCAAGTTTCCGAGACATACCCATTCTTGAGGTGCTCTGCGAGGAGTTCTTGGGAGAAGGGGATTTCGAAGGCCAAAAGGTGTTTTCCGGTGAGATGGTTCTGAAGTTCCAGGGAATAAGGGGGGGAAATGCTCATGTTTACCAAATTGCAACCTCCTTTTCTTAATAAATTACACTCCCCCTTATCATTCGCTTTTTACTCCCGGATTCCTTTTTACTCCATGAAAAAACGCCTTTCACTTAGTAAAGGCGTCACAGCTTAAATTTTATACCAGCCCATCCCCATTGAACCTTCTCCCAGATGCGTTCCGATTACCGGACCGAAATAGCTGATGTCGAACTCGACATTTGGGAACCGGGCTTCAAGTTCGGCTTTCCAGTCTTTAGCCTCACTTTCCCTTTTTGCATGAATGATGACGGCTTTATACTTCTCGCCGATT
This sequence is a window from Brevibacillus sp. JNUCC-41. Protein-coding genes within it:
- the flgK gene encoding flagellar hook-associated protein FlgK, whose product is MISTFMGLETAKRGLSTSQGALYTTGNNVANANTLGYSRQRVNLVQTSGFPTVGLNSPRVAGQIGTGVAAETVQRIRDSFLDAQYRTQSNKIGYYGAMSESLTKMEGVMNEPTDSGLAATMEKFWNSLQGLTANTENSGAREVVASTGVMVADTLNYYYNSLTSVQTDIGNQINVKANEINTLISSIDQLNQQISKVEPHGYIPNDLYDKRDVLVDNLSQLVSIKVNNVIPTDYGRASDVATGLYNIELMQEDGSSFVPPINLVSVNQTGMVGTSKVEVSHDKKTGMVDGLKFGSKTLTDYKFSGELSGLIKSFGYKKADGTIGGAYPDMLKKLDNMTTAFVNEFNAIHKQGYALGDDSTSALNFFELEPGKSAAQSIKVNGEIIKDPTKIAAGGKSGGASGDNENAKLLADLKKKAFSEYLTKDQNSVELTGSFDTYYSGIIGKLGVDSQSAQKNLSNSVVLAASVNQNRESVSSVSLDEEMTDMIKFQQAYNASARMMTMMDEMLDKIINGMGTVGR
- a CDS encoding TIGR03826 family flagellar region protein; protein product: MEVFNCPSCNSLFVMTKFRDVCDACYKEEEAQYDKVYAYIRKKINRTASMMQVVKDTGVEETLIIKFVRIGKLRVSQFPNLGIPCERCGANIKSGRLCGKCGDSLRSDLQAFENEEKRLTEIQGNDKKNTYYMKDDQKG
- the flgM gene encoding flagellar biosynthesis anti-sigma factor FlgM, with the protein product MKINNVGMTGVNPYKLQANKTGNIQESKAKSSDKVEISSAAKEMQQSSPILAARQAKVEELKIQVEKGNYKLNAQATAKGLIDFYRK
- a CDS encoding ComF family protein — translated: MNRCLVCDEGMKPAFTWRSLLKRAEARAICEGCEGKLNRITGDTCTMCSRELDREYRTGDLCLDCSRWERDVEWGGYLSKNISLFHYNECLKDIIAKYKYRGDYALAEVFAPFLKERLKEMEFDLVTAIPLSHERLKERGFNQGQALADLIGLQTVETLTRIHTEKQSKKSRQERISLPQVFQVMQSDLLERKSILIIDDIYTTGTTLRHAAKALITAGAKEVSSITLAR
- a CDS encoding flagellar protein FlgN, which codes for MSARNIIGSLEKLIKLHKSFNQLAIKKTAILKANDTEAITALLISEQKHIKAISQTDKERERAVGEFIAANGTVGQPASIHTVTELTGPEETEVLEMLKAELIGEVAKLKERNGLNQQLIYQSLQFINVSLDILRPRNQNLNYGDSVRKTAKIGMGMFDSKA
- a CDS encoding DEAD/DEAH box helicase; amino-acid sequence: MSISPPYSLELQNHLTGKHLLAFEIPFSQELLAEHLKNGYVSETCGVQSGNGSYNCVRCGNKDQTLFYTFPCKICKQDCTYCRSCVMMGRVSECAKLYRWTGPCIQFAIPDNVMRWAGTLSAGQQNASDCVVEAVNGKDEFLVWAVCGAGKTEVLFPAIEAALHAGKRICLATPRTDVVLELSPRLKKAFPAIDVTPLYAGSADRHGFSPLTVATTHQLFRFIEAFDVIIVDEVDAFPYSIDDSLHYAVNKSKKDSAATIYLTATPSKRMKRLYRSGKLKAVIIPARYHRQPIPVPGMKWTGNWQKLFLQQKIPPAITGWVSERLKQHIPFLLFFPSIQVMEQAIPLFQRLSPKLSIVHSRHPDRKERVMALRNGMIPGLLTTTILERGVTIDRLEVAVIGAEHEVFSESALVQIAGRVGRSFANPAGTITFFHYGKSEAMVEAVHHIQMMNKDAMKRGLLDE